One genomic window of Opitutia bacterium includes the following:
- a CDS encoding response regulator transcription factor has product MNAAPVRRIRVLLVDDSPLIRLGLRAALEDRADIEIVGEEGTATAGVAAAERLKPDVVLLDLRLPDKPGFTACREISAHLPTARVLILTSATDERNVQQAIAAGAYGYLLKDNDSATLAAAILQVASGRSVLDPTLAGQVVSLVRRGPELSAADKIKSLSFQEHRVVALLTEGKTNKEIGDALNLTEKTVKNYLATIFDKLGIQRRAQAAALFTEAHRESL; this is encoded by the coding sequence ATGAACGCCGCCCCAGTCCGTCGCATTCGCGTCCTGCTCGTCGACGACAGCCCGCTGATCCGGCTTGGCCTGCGCGCCGCGCTCGAAGACCGCGCGGACATCGAGATCGTCGGCGAGGAAGGCACCGCCACCGCTGGCGTCGCCGCCGCGGAGCGGCTGAAGCCCGACGTCGTGCTCCTCGACTTGCGCCTGCCGGACAAACCGGGCTTCACGGCCTGCCGGGAAATTTCCGCCCACTTGCCGACCGCGCGCGTGCTCATCCTGACCTCCGCGACCGACGAGCGAAACGTCCAGCAAGCCATCGCCGCCGGCGCCTACGGCTATCTGCTCAAGGACAACGACAGCGCCACGCTCGCCGCCGCGATTCTTCAGGTTGCGTCCGGCCGCTCCGTGCTCGACCCGACGCTGGCCGGGCAAGTCGTAAGCCTCGTGCGCCGCGGACCCGAACTCAGCGCAGCAGACAAAATCAAGTCCCTCTCATTTCAGGAACACCGAGTCGTGGCCCTCCTCACCGAAGGCAAAACGAACAAGGAAATCGGCGACGCGCTTAACCTCACGGAGAAGACCGTGAAGAACTATCTCGCCACGATTTTCGACAAACTCGGCATCCAACGCCGCGCGCAGGCCGCTGCGCTTTTTACCGAAGCGCACCGCGAGTCGCTCTGA
- a CDS encoding prepilin-type N-terminal cleavage/methylation domain-containing protein, with the protein MRTRRPPARAGYSLVEVLVTMTVMGLVMAGALPFFISNLRYQYVGEQKLLVNQDVRRATNELVENAREANNFALYQSFYNQSRANGTSVSRDANASGAVTWADRQLNGQAGDMLVFVYYTDSYFDTRFYDGVAGNSPDLSQGRVSRLVIYWTAPNRNISGETALYCLDTDRYKGAGATWNTGWGATLPAALSTTGVSGTTTIEALLPPANSTWAQSTDARIVLNDLNGLANTGACFVNFQNRSVIVRAKILHGSRAKRVTNTYNFTVTPRG; encoded by the coding sequence ATGAGAACCAGACGCCCACCCGCCCGCGCCGGCTACTCGCTCGTCGAAGTGCTGGTCACCATGACCGTGATGGGCTTGGTCATGGCCGGCGCCCTGCCGTTCTTCATTTCGAATCTCCGCTACCAATACGTCGGCGAACAAAAACTCCTCGTGAACCAGGACGTGCGACGCGCCACCAACGAGCTCGTCGAAAACGCCCGCGAAGCGAACAACTTCGCCCTCTACCAGAGCTTCTACAACCAGAGCCGCGCCAACGGCACCTCCGTTTCCCGCGATGCCAACGCCAGCGGCGCGGTCACTTGGGCCGACCGCCAACTCAACGGTCAGGCCGGCGACATGCTGGTCTTCGTCTACTACACCGACTCCTACTTCGACACCCGCTTCTACGACGGCGTCGCCGGCAACAGCCCCGACCTCTCGCAAGGCCGCGTCTCGCGCCTCGTCATTTATTGGACCGCCCCCAATCGCAACATCTCCGGCGAAACCGCCCTCTACTGCCTCGACACCGATCGCTACAAGGGCGCCGGTGCTACTTGGAACACCGGCTGGGGTGCCACCCTCCCCGCCGCCCTCTCCACCACCGGGGTCAGCGGCACGACCACGATCGAGGCCCTACTGCCACCGGCCAACAGCACCTGGGCCCAAAGCACCGACGCCCGCATCGTCCTGAACGACCTCAACGGCCTCGCCAACACCGGCGCCTGCTTCGTGAACTTCCAAAACCGCTCCGTCATCGTGCGCGCGAAAATCCTGCACGGCTCCCGCGCCAAGCGCGTCACCAACACCTACAACTTCACCGTCACGCCTCGCGGCTGA
- the rdgB gene encoding RdgB/HAM1 family non-canonical purine NTP pyrophosphatase, which yields MIIHLASGNRHKVQEMQRLADETPASAALGVRVVPAIQMPAVEEDTGTFIGNARKKAMALQATLGPDAWVLADDSGVCVDALGGAPGVESAYYAGPQGDAAANLRKLVEVMREVPEGKRAARFVCVLLLRGPGGVEQVFEGRCEGVLCREPRGGKGFGYDPLFVPEGFACTYAELGEAEKNAISHRGRAWAQLAQWLAGR from the coding sequence ATGATCATCCATCTGGCTTCCGGGAACAGGCACAAGGTTCAGGAAATGCAGCGGCTCGCGGACGAGACGCCGGCGAGCGCCGCGTTGGGCGTGCGCGTGGTGCCGGCGATCCAGATGCCGGCGGTGGAGGAAGACACGGGCACGTTTATCGGCAACGCGCGCAAGAAAGCGATGGCGTTGCAGGCGACGTTGGGACCGGACGCGTGGGTCTTGGCGGATGACAGCGGCGTGTGCGTCGATGCGCTCGGCGGCGCGCCGGGCGTGGAGTCGGCTTACTACGCGGGACCGCAGGGCGACGCAGCGGCGAATTTGCGCAAGCTAGTGGAGGTGATGCGCGAGGTGCCGGAGGGGAAGCGCGCGGCGCGTTTCGTGTGCGTGCTGCTGTTGCGCGGGCCGGGCGGCGTGGAGCAAGTCTTCGAGGGACGTTGCGAGGGCGTGCTGTGTCGCGAGCCGCGCGGCGGAAAGGGATTCGGCTACGATCCGTTGTTCGTGCCCGAGGGTTTCGCCTGCACCTATGCGGAGCTGGGCGAGGCGGAGAAAAACGCGATCAGCCACCGCGGCCGCGCGTGGGCGCAGCTGGCGCAGTGGCTGGCGGGACGATAA